The sequence aattctaagtaagataTATATAAATTTAGCTTAAAACGTATAACTAATTacatacaattaatctttgttacttACACCTTCAATCATCatacttttttttcaaaataagggCGGAGCTACGAATGCCTatatgtcagcatagtggcagattcaaaaacaagacaaacttatactaatgagggagagatcatcaataGTGGGTGGGGCGCCCCCCTCCGATGAAACATACAgtacaaagggagaatatcaatcaaagtgtttctgctgactgtttttatgaagtgtgattaaaaaaaattaaattaatatatgtttACCATCAAAAGCTGGTTATATTGacagactgttgccacataaCTTTGTTTAAGCcaattttaaaagtgatttttgcataataggtcccctttaatgatCTTTTGCGTCACTCTATCAACGCAGGTACTTTTAGTTCAGTATATTTGGCTGAGGCACAGATGACAGACAGTTCAAGGAGGATGTTTGCTTTGAAACATCTGATCCCTACAAGTCATCCTGTGCGCATCGCTGCTGAGCTCCAGTGCCTGACTGTTGCCGGGTGAGTGATGATGAAAATGTCTAATTTTGACCTTTGTTTTATGTAATCTGGGCTAAATATATTTCTGAATGAACAAACATGGGTTTCAGAGTTTTGTTACAGTGTTTATCTGTTATATCCTACTACAGAGGGACAGAAAATGTGATGGGAGTCACATACTGCTTCAGGAAGGAGCACCATGTGGTCATAGTCATGCCATACATGGAGCATCAGACCTTTGTGGTGAGTGActgcactgtgtgtgtgcttttaaCCTAAATGATACACCACATCAATACCCATGATGTTACTCAAAAATGGTTCTTTTTTCTTGTAGGATGTTGTTGGCTTGTTGAGTTTTGAGGATGTGAGGCATTACATCTATCATCTGCTCAAAGCCTTGAAGCACATTCACAAGTTTGGCATCATCCACAGAGACATCAAACCAACCAATTTCCTGTTCAATCGACAGAAGAGGGAGTATGTACCTGATATTCATGGTGTTGTGGTTCTAGTCTAACCTCTGCCTGATACACATGAAATTGCTAGTTTCTTTTTTTCATGTATAATTGTAACAATTGATCATACAGTTAATGGAGTACATGCACACaggcttttaatttcagtcagccagccccagggctttcGGTGAACTGTCCATACAAAATCCgcgcgtttaagatctgatttctctaaaaaaacagcgatcttcactgacTGGCTGAGATATGACATAAAGttggtatcagaccaaacaagaagcactgcattcaattttatttttccgtgccatttctttaaaatatggaaattacactttaacaacctaatggatgcttaagtctatttaactgattatatttgaattacattacaacatggatgctgtaaaaggaacagtatgaaattgaaaatagtcacataaagctttcatcggaagttcatcattagctgaaaaacactagctgtgcttgTAGCCCATTGAGTCTTATGGTGTGTTCAAGCTTGGCAGGTTTGATTTGATTAAATTGAACTCTATAGTTATTGCTCTTTTTGTGTGGGTGATTTGAATGAGTGTGAACACTCCATTTGAACCCTGGTACCCACCAAAAACACAGGCCAAGACTCTTGAAATGAATGTTTTGATCCACTtacagagtcacttgctgtcttcaagaaacgactaaaaacttaactatttagtctccactttccctcctaatctgcctctctggctataccactaactgtactctctctctctctctctctcaaaaaaaaaaaaaaaaaaaaattctaatgctttgcttcttagactttacacacctgaaacttgtctatagcacttgttcactgctgctcttataattgtgtaaattgcttccttgtcctcatttgtaagtcgctttggataaaagcgtctgctaaatgactaaatgtaaatgtaaactctaGTGTGGctcttttaaaatatgaatgcaGAAATCCAGACTATTCTAAATATTAATTGCTTCATCAAATTCAAATATCGATTTAATCATACGTAACAGAGGCTAGCTAGTacgtgctgtgcaggtaaacctcactcctgtgacctctaaaaggtgcgctagcgacagatgctagaagCCATGGTCTTAAGCCTCCTTGGTATAGCAACTAACTCCCATACGGAgggtcgccggttcgataccagctcggagcaggttgggtggcgtaggactgGCAGGGTTACACATGCAACAATCTTTTTTCTTATGGAAATTAACAAATTGGTTTTATAGGCAGTTATTATCATCGAAAAAATTGATGGTTCTCAAGGGTGCCAGAGAGCATCTTAAAACACTTACAATTTAGTTATATTAATCCATTAAATCATTAGTTTTTGgaggtcttaaaagtcttatttcccaaataattgacaaattaaagtgttagttaattaaaaaattttttaattctgttattaattacccttTTCTCGTTCCAATCCAGTTAGACTTtcaaaagatattttagataaaatctaAAGCTATAGATAGCAATGGCCGCAAAAAGTTCAAAGtttagaaaaggaaccaaaaacattgtaaaaaacatCCAAGACTTAAAAtaacaaagctccaagaacacgtTTGTGTGccaacaattttttttagaaaatgactTTGTCCTCTACATCAGTGGTTCCCAGTTCCTGTCCTCAGACACCCACCCTCCACATTTTGTATGTTTCGCTTATTTGACACACAAGAATCTCTGTTAACTTGTtgataatctgaatcaggtgtggtAAGATATTCActtatacactatgtacttaggcacttatacactcaacagcatagtatatgaatgtagtgtcgtcccaaatagaacactaacgtttttttactttcaaaccgtttcccagatgatgtttgacggttgccaaatttagtgaaacaaatgaccaaactgtcaaataatacctgccatgagtataactgcattcactaTCGGGAGGCGGTATAATAACTCTtgaaggagaattttgctttcacactcCAAAATAAAGTAATCAACATCTGTGTGTGAAAGCTCCGCCCTTCCTCTACGTCAGCGGCTGTTGAGTGTGTGAGGTGTCCAACATAACACACTTCTTTTTAAcggttaaataagtgcatcatctgggtatttaaagtgcacttattctttttagagttttcagtgtgaatgcactacttacactatttatactacaaaatggcatagaatagtgcataagtatgcgattgtACAAAATGTGCTGGGCAGGTAGTCCCAAGGACTGGAATTGGGAACGACTGCCATTCATTAGCACAAATGTTAATGAcacaatttcctttttttttttttttttttttaaccctttaaggctTTAAATAAGAGCAAATTAGTTTTAAATGTTGTACACTCCTAAATCTACCTTTAATAACCCCTGCTGAATGTTGAACACTAAACTGACATTGGGTAAGTGTGGCATTTTATTGCACATGAACAAATTAAGTAGGAAGGTCTTTGAATGTTATCTTAAAGTCCAAAAATGCTGATACATgctgatttctctttttttttttcctcaggtaTGCTCTGGTGGATTTTGGCCTGGCTCAGGGCACTCCTGACACCCAGATCGAACTACTGAAGGTGGTCAAATCAAAAAGTCATAAAGGTGGTGGGTCATCTAAGATGGTGGAGGAATCACTGGGAAAACAGAAACTGGTGCCTTTACCACCCAACAGTAGAAACCCTGCTGTTCAGTCCAGCACTAAAGCACCGGCTAAAAGACCCTGCCCACCCCCACGCGTTAAACACAGCAAGGTGTCTGCACTgtctttttatttaatgaataaatcatattttagGTGATAATCAGTCAAACTGGGGAGCACTGCACTTCCAGGcctattgtgatttattttagcAAGCGTATTCATGTCAAAAAATGTGTGTCCTTCCTCTCAAAGGAACTGATGGGACTTGATAAAGCACCACGGTCTGTATTTGGGGAGAAAAGCATAAACAGCACAAACTCTCATAAACCTGGCTCTGACAAAGTTGAGGTTAGCTTCTCTTCTCACACTGGTTGCATGCGATGCCGTCTGAGTAACTATCAGCTCTTCACCTGTCACATTGTGTTTTAGGGATTGTTTTCAAAGCCGAAAAAGGAGGAAGTCATTCCACGCAAGATTGTTTCTGCCAAACACCGCTCCGTCCCTGTGAGAGCATCATTAAATCAGAAACAGAAACTTTCGGCTGAGAGTCAGAAACCCAAACCTGCTGCCGTCAACCCCCTGCTCACCTGCAACTGCTACATGACTGACCGCGTCTGCAACATCTGCCTGTCCAGGTACACACTCGTCGGCTATATATCAATCCAAAC is a genomic window of Danio aesculapii chromosome 2, fDanAes4.1, whole genome shotgun sequence containing:
- the cdc7 gene encoding cell division cycle 7-related protein kinase, with translation MEEAKTVQRSSHRSVEKSRSRHKISRDVETEIAYLYEVLPQISRIFRIIDKIGEGTFSSVYLAEAQMTDSSRRMFALKHLIPTSHPVRIAAELQCLTVAGGTENVMGVTYCFRKEHHVVIVMPYMEHQTFVDVVGLLSFEDVRHYIYHLLKALKHIHKFGIIHRDIKPTNFLFNRQKREYALVDFGLAQGTPDTQIELLKVVKSKSHKGGGSSKMVEESLGKQKLVPLPPNSRNPAVQSSTKAPAKRPCPPPRVKHSKELMGLDKAPRSVFGEKSINSTNSHKPGSDKVEGLFSKPKKEEVIPRKIVSAKHRSVPVRASLNQKQKLSAESQKPKPAAVNPLLTCNCYMTDRVCNICLSRKQQVAPRAGTPGFRAPEVLTKCPNQGTAIDMWSAGVILLSLLSGRYPFFKASDDLIALTQIMTIRGSKETIEAAKTFGKSIVCSRELPRLDLRILCETLRGLRSWDDASLPAEFQASHNPAEEKEEAESPALKRAGSGSCRSSAELKEIGWDRVPDEVYDLLDKLLDLNPATRITASAALQHPLFRDMSE